The Amphiprion ocellaris isolate individual 3 ecotype Okinawa chromosome 12, ASM2253959v1, whole genome shotgun sequence region CTCTGTGTTGCAGCTGTGGGCAGCTTGCACATGTCTAGTGTGTGTGAATCTGATATTTCCTCACTGATGTGTTGTGCAATTGAAAAAAGCACAGAATCCTGGAATTTGTCTAAAAACTAACCAGTCATGGAGACATGGTGCAAGAAAACGGGCTAAAAGACACATTATTTCACATCCTTAGTAGCTGAAGTAATGTAAAAATCAACTATAGCTCAGAATGATGttgttttaacccttagatgcatgagtgattGGACCATACattcttccataagtgggtcaaaaatgaccctgataagaatcaatgtgtttttatgcctttttttttgccattttggttaagaataataatttgtattattgtttatattatatttttgtccacttaagaatgattttgtgtttgaaatatgcttatttttcactctataacagattttgaacattttgataactaaaaagaataatattacacagaacagcagcagaagaatgtcagcatccattttgttgacatttttccactcttttcctccagctgttgctgctctccatccctccatcaccACTTGTacgatattatcagtgataaagagcttggggtagtaatacaaatttTCCAATTTCTTTGAAAGTATTAAAgtgaatgtaaaaatatagtgcaagaaaatgacctcaccacttatgcatctaagggttaaatgtGGTtagttattacattttaaactgcagcagtgttggaaattctgcacaaaactgattttcttcatttttgtattgCCACACAAATTCCTCACGTTATGATTCACATCAACTTTTACGTtcccactcacacacaaaaaaatgtcagtgtctATTTGTATAAATTAGCAACAGCAGGGCGTTTTAAAATTCACATGATCAGCCAAGAGGAGAGTGCAAAGATCAGCAGCAGCCATTGTTGGTATAAAGCTCACAAGAATCCGAGTTAACACTTAAAGAACAAACAACGCTTGAGTCACCTTAACATCATCTCCAAGTAAATGTCACAGGAAAGTCATCATTTAGCGCTGGAAGATTTGTACCCGACAGCACAAACAAGATAAATAAGAACAAACTAATGGGCCGAGGCCtttcaaattgcaatttttatGAATTCAAAGTTCCCAGTTTGAGCATTTCCATCACCCACACAGAGCCAGTGGGCTTGAACAAATCAGCTCTTTTTCTGCAACTTGTTTCAGAATATTATGTGACAAACAGCTCACAAGCAGATTAGGCCTCGGTTTAATTGTATTATAGCTGATTTTATTACATCCAAACTGCCTTTTTATCATATCACATCCTTATATCTCAAAGACATCACTTTGCCAACGTGGCTTTATTGCTACATTATCGTCCTCTCATTTGCAGTGTCTGCAGAAGCTGAGTTAACAGTTTATTCCAAGCACAGAACTTTCTAAAAGGCTTAAAGTCTGTTGCATaatacaccaccagtcaaaagtttaatttaattattttctacattgtagattaaacctcgtgtcgtcctgcgtgTCAAAatcgacccgttttaaagtttgaaaatgtggaaaaaaatatattttcacagtgaaacttctggtgtccacattttcgggaaatctttgaacattttttggtgggaaaaaaatgttaaaaatgtttcttaagaacattccagcgaaattcgctggaatttggttgatttttatgtgaatgttcttaaagaaaatattagaaattttactgatatatatggaatcactttagatatttttaggattttttttgaagacttttactcatttttaaaaaaatatttacaagaatcttcttgccaaatttggggaatttttttgaaatgaaacttttaagggaaacttttaaggaattattggaattttcttcctgaaggttttgcaaattttctgaaatttggggaatttttttgcagattttttggatttttttcagacaaggaaacaatattttttggttcccgtaaatgaggacaacgggagggttaatactgaagacatcaaaactgtatcaaagaatatagaaacaaaaacatgttaatcttcagtattaatctaaatgtagacaataatacaaataaataaaaagcattgaatgagaaggtgtgtgcAAACTTGGTAGTGTATGTCAAACGACTTGCATGCAAAATGAGTGAACAGAACATTCAATGTGTTATCCTTAATGgtacaaaataacaaacactTAATAACAAACCCCCCCAAATTTCCTCACATTTAAATAAGTTATCTTTCACAAGAGGCTTAATTAAAGTTCAACTGTCTAGTTTTCTGGTCTGTGGTCAACCTTACCCGGACAGTTAACGAAAGAAGTAGGGAGTTGGTAGGAGTGGTTTTAGGGAGAATTGGAAGGTTTCTGACATTATGGTCACATGATGGGACTGAAGGTGATAAATATGTGGGCGTGCAGCATGGAGTGTTAAGGCCATCACATGGGATGAGCAGCAGAGAGACTGAGGACACCACAGTAACTCCAgctgcacaaaacaaacagtttgcACTCAGGACTGCAAGCTGCCGAGACGCCAGCTCCGAACTCTTTAAACGTCTCACCTCGCGCTTCCCAGGGGCCCGTTTCAGGACAGTCGCAATGCCGCAAAACAATACCCTGAAAGGCAAGCGTGAAAATCCAGAACTCAGTGCTGAAGAATGGCCGCGCTCCAAGGCTGCAAAGAAACACGCTCCGGGCTTCGCTTCCCTGCAGTGGAGTCCGGGGCCTTTGGGCAGATCCGTCTCCACCGGGTCAAGATTGGACGTCGAGGCTTCAGGTGACCGGGTGACGTTGGTGCCAAAGACTGAGATCAAACTTTACCACCGTCGCTGGCTCATGCTGTTCCTCTTCAGCGCCGTCTCAGCCAGCAATGCCTTCATGTGGCTCCAGTATGGCATCATAAGCAACATATTCATGCGCTTCTACAACATCGACTCCCTGGCCATCGACTGGTTGGGCATGATCTACCTGCTCACTTACATCCCACTTATTTTGCCCGTCCTCTGGCTCCTGGACAACAGGGGCATCCGGGATGTCATCCTTGTTGGGTCAGCCTTTAACTGCATTGGTGCTTGGATTAAAATTGGCAGCGCTGATCCCAGTATGTTCACAGTCACCTTCTTTGGCCAGTTTATTTGCTCAGTAGCCACGGTCTTTGTCCTCGGTATCCCATCTTACCTCGCCTCGGTGTGGTTTGGAGAGGAAGAGGTTTCCACCGCTTGTTCCATAGGAGTTCTGGGAAACCAGGTTTGTCTGAAACATCACTtcatatagtgtttttttttcttcctgctccAGCTGAGTCTGCACAGCGAGCCAAGAGCTGCCTGACAGCTGTCTGTAGATGACGCAGGGCTGGACTGGATGCCAGAGTCACATAGGACTTCTGGTGTCTTAGTGTGAGAGTCCAGAGAAAATTGCGTTAACTGTTTGTTGAAGCCTTCTCATTGTGCAGGACCAGTTTGAACGTTTCAATGTTGGAGTATCCAGAGAACATGTGAGATGCTTTTCTGTTGGGCCAAAACTCTCATCTGGTTTGTTCCACATGTTTTCAGATGAAAGATACTGAATAAGagcttgttttaatttttaaaccgCTCACTGtataattcatttttaacaacTGAGATGCGTCTTCATATCACATACTGTTAATAACGCTACTTCCCATTACTTATAAATGTCAGGGAGTTCATAAAGTTgcactttaaatgtatttttaaaccaATAGCAAATGAATGATGGCAATATAAAACAATCAGTAGTCTAAATAGACACAACTAtattaaaaaaagctttttagtGTTTGATTTGGGTTTACACTGCAGGTAAGAGTTTGGAAGCAAATTCAAGTTCCTCTTCTCAATGCCCGTCTTAAAAACCAGTATGAATTCTATGACTattgggatgtatttactgcaagATCAaactttgctttcattgatatgcaccattttcctttatttaccTTTGATGTTACCAGacaattgctgaataaatgttaagaAAGGAAAAGGAGGGCTTAGTTTTAGGGTTGAGAACATCTGCAAAAGTCACAgcttcagtgcaaaagtaaaaaaaaaaaaaaaaaaatcacagtttgcattacTGTTTAGCTCTTTGGCTCTTGAGAACTTGCtcacaaaaatcccaataaatctcaactgtgtctgtgtctccatAACTACGACAGAAATGtctagaaagaaacagctgagtaagGAAACATgagtacagatacaaatacctgataattatagtaaaaatCTATTCAGATGGGTACCCAGATGGCTCAGCTGGTTGAGCAGGAAACCCATAAACAGGGTCTTTAGTCCCCAATGCAGAATCTTGGGTTTGGCTCCAGCTCATGGcactttgctgcaagtcttccccccattcttctcccctactttcctgtctgcctctcaacttaatctgtcaaataaagccaaaaacgaccaaaaaaaaccttcaaaaaaatatttgagtgactctttatataataatcatgtttattttgtcgCAAAGTAGACCAATGAAACTATGATCATTTTTTGTACACAtgatcttgcttccaaacttttggcctgtaatGTACTTGTTCGCTTCTGAAgagtttcttcttcattttgtgCTCCTTCCTATGTGCTCCTCGTCGTACAGCTCGGATGTGCCATCGGGTTCCTCCTGCCTCCGATCCTGGTGCCCAACGTGGACGACATGGATGAGCTGGCTCATCACATCAGGGTTATGTTCTACATAACGGCAGGAGTGGCCACTTCACTCTTCATCCTGGTCGTCTTCGGTAAGATAAACGTTGCATGATAAAGGCTCAGTCCACCTTAAATCACAAAGCTGATACTTTCTCACTTAGGTTTTAGTGCTTCCAAGGGCTGTACACTGCAGGTTGATTGGTCAGAACACTCATCCGACCAAATTCTCATTGGTCCAACAATCGTCAGTGTTATTCAAACTAAATTAGAATCACTAACTTGAAAGCTGTGGAAGCAGCACTTTACCACTTCTATAGGTCAACAGTGAGTAAATGGaggatctgaggtcagtgaatgtgtcttaGTGATCGTAGGATAAAGACTGTATCTGGGAGGTCTAGTCACTGGTGGATCAGTACTCCTGGacagaactacaccatgaagactaaagaacattcctagaaactctgagaaaagacTGTTGAGAGTTCGCCAGAAGACATGTGGTGACTCTGATGTCAACTGGAAGAAAATTATTTGGTGTGAGGAGACCAGAATAGAGCTTTTTGTCCATTAGAACAGGCACTTGGTGGACACCGAACACTggacatcatcacaaacacaccactgtgaagcacggtggtggcagcatcataatgtgcaCGCTAAGTGAATGTATTCTTATGATCCACAAGCTGTTTGCGTGCATTGAAGAGGAAACACAAGTTTAAAAGAGGGCAGTGAGAGGGACAGTAAATCTGACACATTCACTAATgtaatataaattaataaacaacTCACTAAATGTTATTCCATCTCcaatcatcattttttttaatcacagtttaagcttgaccatctctgatttgccggAAAAATTGCTATGACataaaatatgcacatttctaaggatatttgtgtaattttcgtTTGATAAATCACAATTTTTTCAAGCGTTGAATTTCGAGACTGATTGaacgacaatatctcaggaacttttaaagataaaagcctgaaattttcacagttATTTCTCAAAAAAGAACTAATCAGGGGACACCACAAGAATTCAAATACCGCTAGACAGCCAGATCCAAATAGAATCTGGACTTTTAAAATGGTTCTGAATTTATAACTATGGTTCTGAATCAGTGGCGTGATGAGAAATACTCCTGggaatttcaggcttttatctttaacacTTCTTGAGacattgtttatttatgtttcagtGTGTGCAACAAAGGCTGAAAATGGGTCAATGGGCAggttatttttaaacaaaaaaaagatatataaaGCTAAATTTCCACAGATGctattttaaatacaatttttaaaaagttgtggTGGCAGAGTAGAAGGCCTCTGATAATTTAAGTTGGAATAACCCAATAATCTTTCTTCATAATGACAAATTCTTACctttaatcaattatttttgGCAGCGCAAAGTCCAGACTAACTGTGAAGGCCTTTTGTAATGATTTATTGGAGTCAGAGCCAAACTGAAGTTGTTTGTGTAGCTGCATTTTGTTAAAACAGCAGTTTGCATATCGCAGTTCAACAGCCAACAAACAGGTTAACttgtcatttcttgttttttctcaaTAGTGCTGGAAACACTTGGTGaattatatttcatttatatacactaccgttcaaaagtttggggtcacccagacaatttcatgttttccatgaaaactcacacttttatccatgtgctaacataactgcacaagggttttctaatcatcaatgagtctttcaacaccattagctaacacaatgtagcattagaacacaggagtgatggttgctggaaatgttcctctgtacctctatggagatattccattaaaaatcagctgtttccagctagaacagtcatttaccatgttaacaatgtctacactggatttctgattcatttaatgttatcttcattgaaaaaaatgcttttctttcaaaaataaggacatttctaggtgaccccaaactgggCAGGAACACACTAGTACACTCCAAATCTGGTGTTAAAATTTCCGTTTGAAATAACCAGGTTAAAAGGATTTAAAATCCCTCAAATACCAgctttttatatttattcaaaGTTCATTTAGGTTCATGAGGCTAGAAGGTGGATTACATGCTATAGAAGAGTGATGACTcctgttgatgatgatgatgatgatgatgatttatCTGTTAAAGATCACCTGCTGCTCCAGTATAACATAACGATGAGGGTATATTTAGTTTGAGCTGCTTACAATAATGAAGTTTTCATTGGGGGCAGTTTCTTTGCTACAAATTAGTTCCAACGAAATCAGATCTCATTAAAGTCTGTCATTCAGTATTTCTAATGTGATTTCTAAATGTCTTATGTAGAATAAAAGAAACTCCATTTACCTCCGTCGTGTTGGAGCGGCAGCAGAAAGAGGATGtctgaaaacatctgcagaTAAACCCGAAACTTTCAAATTAGAGGGCCAGGTGCcatgtaatttgtttttttacagtttcggCTGTGTTTGAATTTACATGAAATCTGCATTAAATGGAGGAGTTTTTGTGAATGGATATGGAGATAAAGAGGTTTCGGTCGTCGCTGCAGCTGctgagcttttttttcctcgttttattttttccctcaTGATGCTCTGAAACAGTGTTTGGCCCTTTTCTCACTCAGACCAAAGGGAATTTCTTATTCAGTCAACTGACATGAAGGTGGTTTTTAATTTCCATTCGATTTACAGTCTAACAAGAAGCACCATTCAGCGAGTGAAGAAAAAGCGCTGATCTGCATGTTAGtagcaacaaaaaaactttcCCAGAAGGGGAGCTTGACAAAAAAGATACTGTTGTGGTGCGGGGAAGGTCAGGAGAAGAACCTGGCCTCATAGTGCTTCTgcgcatttaaatcagctgctcATCTGTTTGGTAAGGTCAGCGTTTGTTAGAAAGAAGttatgaccacaaaaagacacggCACTTTGTGTTAGGAGGAAGTGGTGTGACAAAGAGGATGTGAGCTGTTAGGAAAAATGCTTAGTTGTAGTCTTCGAGAATATAAGCGAAAGATTTGACTCTTTCCCTTATATTCTTAAATAGATGTTTAGCCCAACAttaacaggcagacagacagacagacagacagacagatggacaaaccaacactgatcatCGCATAACTCCACCTCGTTCCTTGGTGAAgtagaaaacaaatcacagtttgcatttttcactttaggtctttggcttttgagagtttgcataCAAAAATCCCAGTAAACCTCAACTGTGTCCATATCTCTGtaactaccacagaaatgtctagaaagaaacagctgagtaaagaaacaagagtacagatacaaatacctgataattacagtaaaaatctattgtgatgagtgactctttaaataataatcatgtttattttgttgcaccaATGAAACTGTAATCTTTTCTTTGTACACATGTGATCTTGCTTCCAAACGTTCGGCCTGTACTGTATATAGAACAATCGATGCGTTTAGTCGGCACACAGCAGATAGTAAACTGTTGTGAGACTTTCCTACAGAGAACACTGCCTGGCTAAGAGCAGTAAGATCCATGAAAACGTCGTTGTCCTCTCGGGGCGCCGTAAGCATTCTGCATTCCtaaacacaaaaggatgcttgTGAAGGCATTTCCTCGTAGTACCAAGCACAGACTGACTGCACTGTTCATGTTTTCACTGGAGTCTCCTGCTGTTAATAAAGCAGCAGCCTGAGACGCCAACTTCAGCTCATTCTCTGCTCGTGACGATCAGGACGGCGTTTTTAATCCGAGCCGAGTTCATCAttggttttagttgttttgaatCTTCCTTGACCCACTGAGTAGCTAAAGGTGGCATCAGGGATTCTAATCCAACACGCTTGGTGTCAGATTTAGCGAAAATTTAGCATCCTGTCCGGAACAGATTTGCAAAACgagaaaataagtaaaaaccAAGATTTAAGATGAAATTAATGGAACGATGCATTTCTGTGAAAGGTTCATTTTAAGGTACAATCTAAATAAGTAATCAAAAGAATCTAAATGACATGCAAGatttaaaaatggaat contains the following coding sequences:
- the flvcr2b gene encoding feline leukemia virus subgroup C receptor-related protein 2 isoform X1, with the protein product MSSRETEDTTVTPAAQNKQFALRTASCRDASSELFKRLTSRFPGARFRTVAMPQNNTLKGKRENPELSAEEWPRSKAAKKHAPGFASLQWSPGPLGRSVSTGSRLDVEASGDRVTLVPKTEIKLYHRRWLMLFLFSAVSASNAFMWLQYGIISNIFMRFYNIDSLAIDWLGMIYLLTYIPLILPVLWLLDNRGIRDVILVGSAFNCIGAWIKIGSADPSMFTVTFFGQFICSVATVFVLGIPSYLASVWFGEEEVSTACSIGVLGNQLGCAIGFLLPPILVPNVDDMDELAHHIRVMFYITAGVATSLFILVVFVFQERPKLPPTQAQAMARSIPPEQYSYIASIRRLLRNRSFILLIVTYGLNVGCYYAVGTLLNRMIIAHYPGEEVNAGRIGLTIVIAGMVGSLICGIWLDRTKTYKQTTLAVYLMSLVGMIVYAATLSLGHLWVVFIMAGALGFFMTGYLPIGFEFAVELTYPESEGTSSGLLNCSAQVFGIIFTICQGKIIDSFGTLAGNIFLCVFLLIGTIMTGLIKSDLRRQKANQRVKEAAERQKLGQDYGATTLFSQQQTLPSQA
- the flvcr2b gene encoding feline leukemia virus subgroup C receptor-related protein 2 isoform X2, with the protein product MSSRETEDTTVTPAAQNKQFALRTASCRDASSELFKRLTSRFPGARFRTVAMPQNNTLKGKRENPELSAEEWPRSKAAKKHAPGFASLQWSPGPLGRSVSTGSRLDVEASGDRVTLVPKTEIKLYHRRWLMLFLFSAVSASNAFMWLQYGIISNIFMRFYNIDSLAIDWLGMIYLLTYIPLILPVLWLLDNRGIRDVILVGSAFNCIGAWIKIGSADPSMFTVTFFGQFICSVATVFVLGIPSYLASVWFGEEEVSTACSIGVLGNQLGCAIGFLLPPILVPNVDDMDELAHHIRVMFYITAGVATSLFILVVFVFQERPKLPPTQAQAMARSIPPEQYSYIASIRRLLRNRSFILLIVTYGLNVGCYYAVGTLLNRMIIAHYPGEEVNAGRIGLTIVIAGMVGSLICGIWLDRTKTYKQTTLAVYLMSLVGMIVYAATLSLGHLWVVFIMAGALGFFMTGYLPIGFEFAVELTYPESEGTSSGLLNCSAQVFGIIFTICQGKIIDSFGTLAGNIFLCVFLLIGTIMTGLIKSDLRRQKANQRVKEAKPSDSHTGNLDAPSIIKEAQL